One Flammeovirga agarivorans DNA window includes the following coding sequences:
- the mnmD gene encoding tRNA (5-methylaminomethyl-2-thiouridine)(34)-methyltransferase MnmD — protein sequence MGNIKIIETNDGSSSLFNEVLNETYHSSHGALTESRYVFIKSGFEAIYEGKEEVNILEVGMGTGLNAILMIEQALLHPHVKINYTTLEPFPLSSDLIDGLNYKSLLSEELTPYFEELHSCEWEKEVSILPNFTIIKKESTLEDLSADKDYFHVIFFDAFAPNKQPEVWSVDNLKKTYNYTAQEGIFVTYCAKGQLRRDLVEVGYEVERYPGPPGKREMLRGWKK from the coding sequence ATGGGCAATATTAAGATTATAGAAACCAACGATGGATCCAGTTCATTGTTTAATGAAGTACTGAACGAGACATATCACTCTTCACATGGAGCATTGACAGAATCTAGATATGTTTTTATCAAATCAGGTTTTGAAGCTATTTATGAAGGGAAAGAAGAAGTAAATATCTTGGAAGTAGGAATGGGTACAGGATTAAATGCTATTCTTATGATAGAACAGGCACTGCTTCATCCCCATGTAAAGATCAATTATACTACCCTAGAACCTTTTCCTTTGTCTTCAGATTTGATTGATGGTTTAAATTATAAATCACTCTTATCTGAAGAGCTTACACCGTATTTCGAGGAACTTCACTCTTGTGAGTGGGAAAAGGAAGTATCGATCTTACCTAATTTTACCATCATTAAAAAGGAATCTACTCTGGAAGATCTTTCAGCTGATAAAGATTATTTTCATGTGATCTTTTTTGATGCTTTTGCTCCAAATAAACAACCTGAGGTTTGGTCTGTAGATAACTTGAAGAAAACTTACAACTACACGGCTCAAGAAGGCATATTTGTTACATATTGTGCAAAAGGACAGCTTAGGAGAGATTTGGTAGAGGTAGGATATGAGGTAGAAAGATATCCAGGCCCTCCTGGTAAAAGAGAAATGCTAAGAGGTTGGAAAAAATAG
- a CDS encoding 1-aminocyclopropane-1-carboxylate deaminase/D-cysteine desulfhydrase: protein MESLPKENTPMQEIKDPVLIENGVRLFVKRDDLTHPEVSGNKWRKLKYNLLKAKEDGYDTILTFGGAYSNHIHAFAAAGKLYGLKTIGVIRGEEHLPLNPTLAFAKSQGMQLTYLDRTSFRDYRSAIPQLKNTFGDFYMAPMGGSNDLALAGVAELGEELNQFDHNIDYLCAACGTGGTLAGLITSISSETKVIGFPALKGGDFLYEDINEFISSVKGRNSFPEWTLNLEYHFGGYAKKKPELMEFMALFNQKYNIELERIYTGKMMFGVFDMIKKGLFPKGSNIVALHSGGLQINRS from the coding sequence ATGGAAAGTTTACCTAAGGAAAACACTCCCATGCAAGAAATAAAGGACCCTGTTCTCATCGAGAATGGGGTTCGTCTTTTTGTAAAGCGTGACGATTTAACCCATCCGGAAGTATCGGGAAATAAATGGAGAAAACTGAAGTATAATCTTTTAAAAGCTAAAGAAGACGGATATGATACAATTTTGACATTTGGAGGTGCTTATTCTAATCATATTCATGCTTTTGCCGCAGCAGGTAAGTTATATGGTTTAAAGACGATTGGTGTAATTAGAGGAGAAGAACACCTTCCTTTAAATCCAACTTTAGCTTTTGCAAAATCACAAGGAATGCAGTTAACTTATTTAGACCGTACTTCATTCCGTGACTATCGTTCTGCTATACCTCAATTAAAAAATACTTTTGGAGACTTTTATATGGCTCCCATGGGAGGTTCAAATGATTTAGCGTTAGCTGGCGTTGCAGAGTTAGGAGAAGAATTAAATCAATTTGATCACAACATTGATTACTTATGCGCAGCTTGTGGTACCGGAGGTACTTTGGCAGGTTTGATCACTTCAATATCAAGCGAAACAAAAGTAATAGGTTTTCCTGCTCTAAAAGGTGGTGATTTTCTTTATGAAGATATCAATGAATTTATTTCATCAGTGAAAGGCAGAAACAGCTTTCCAGAATGGACATTAAACTTGGAGTATCATTTTGGTGGATATGCCAAAAAGAAACCTGAATTAATGGAGTTTATGGCACTTTTTAATCAAAAATATAACATCGAGCTCGAGCGTATTTATACAGGAAAAATGATGTTTGGAGTATTTGATATGATTAAAAAAGGATTATTTCCAAAAGGATCAAATATAGTAGCATTACATTCTGGAGGTTTACAGATTAATAGGTCGTAG
- a CDS encoding response regulator, with amino-acid sequence MSNYKNVFVIDDDPTNNMICRKMIEKTNFGENVVTFLDVDTAAQSWDDVQPELVFLDINMPPSTGWDFLDQLADKGVNPEKVYMLSAEVTLDDRKKAEQYSQVAGIIIKPLTPAKLNEIK; translated from the coding sequence ATGAGTAATTATAAAAACGTATTTGTGATCGATGACGATCCAACAAATAATATGATCTGTCGTAAAATGATAGAGAAAACAAATTTTGGTGAAAATGTGGTCACTTTTTTAGATGTGGATACTGCTGCTCAATCTTGGGATGATGTACAGCCGGAATTAGTGTTTTTGGATATCAATATGCCTCCTAGTACTGGGTGGGACTTTCTAGATCAATTGGCAGATAAAGGAGTGAATCCTGAAAAAGTATACATGTTATCTGCAGAAGTAACTTTAGATGATAGAAAGAAGGCAGAACAATATAGCCAAGTAGCAGGTATTATCATTAAGCCATTAACACCTGCAAAACTAAACGAGATCAAATAA
- the nadD gene encoding nicotinate (nicotinamide) nucleotide adenylyltransferase has translation MRKTGLFFGSFNPIHVGHLILANAMVQSGEVDEVWFVVSPQNPFKKRSSLLHEFDRLDMVNAAIQNNFNFKASDIEFRMPKPSYTVDTLVYLSEKNPMHNFKLIVGEDNLAGFKKWKNHEVILNDYGLLVYPRPKSKPSDLKDHPHVKLIEAPMVDISATYIRNAIKENKDIRYLVPEGVRELITSKHFYQD, from the coding sequence ATGAGAAAAACAGGTTTATTCTTTGGGTCATTTAACCCTATTCATGTTGGTCATTTAATTTTGGCAAATGCGATGGTTCAAAGTGGAGAGGTAGATGAAGTTTGGTTTGTCGTTTCTCCTCAAAATCCATTCAAAAAGAGAAGTTCTTTATTGCATGAATTTGATCGTTTGGATATGGTAAATGCTGCAATCCAAAACAATTTTAACTTTAAGGCATCAGATATCGAATTTAGAATGCCTAAACCTAGCTATACTGTAGATACTCTAGTGTATTTATCAGAAAAGAATCCTATGCATAATTTTAAATTGATAGTTGGGGAGGATAATTTAGCGGGGTTCAAGAAATGGAAGAATCATGAAGTGATATTAAATGATTATGGTTTATTAGTGTATCCAAGGCCTAAGTCAAAGCCTTCAGATCTAAAAGATCATCCTCATGTAAAACTCATAGAGGCACCTATGGTAGATATTTCAGCGACATATATTAGAAATGCTATTAAAGAGAATAAAGATATAAGATACCTTGTTCCTGAAGGGGTAAGAGAATTGATAACTAGTAAACATTTCTACCAAGACTAA
- the hslV gene encoding ATP-dependent protease subunit HslV, producing the protein MEKKFRSTTVLAIKKDGQVALGADGQATFGNTVAKSNVKKVRTLMGGKILCGFAGSTADAFTLMERFQEKLNAFGESNMKRAAIELAKDWRTDRYLRKLEAMMIVADKNDVLIISGTGDVIEPDHDIAAIGSGSMYAQSAALALKKHAPDLTAEEMVREGLSIAADICIYTNHNFVIDTVKQ; encoded by the coding sequence ATGGAAAAGAAATTTAGATCAACTACCGTCCTTGCTATTAAAAAGGATGGACAGGTAGCATTAGGAGCAGACGGACAAGCTACTTTTGGAAATACAGTAGCAAAAAGCAATGTAAAAAAAGTCAGAACTTTAATGGGTGGTAAAATTCTTTGTGGATTTGCTGGATCAACTGCTGACGCATTTACTTTAATGGAACGTTTCCAAGAGAAATTAAACGCTTTTGGAGAGTCAAATATGAAGAGAGCTGCTATCGAATTAGCAAAGGATTGGAGAACTGACCGTTATTTAAGAAAATTAGAAGCAATGATGATCGTTGCAGATAAAAATGATGTTTTAATCATTTCTGGTACTGGTGATGTTATTGAACCAGACCATGATATTGCAGCTATTGGATCGGGTAGTATGTACGCTCAGTCGGCAGCATTAGCATTAAAGAAGCATGCTCCAGACTTAACAGCAGAGGAAATGGTAAGAGAAGGCCTTAGTATTGCCGCTGATATCTGTATCTATACGAACCACAATTTTGTGATTGATACTGTAAAGCAATAA
- a CDS encoding M1 family aminopeptidase — MIFNYKHAVISAILLGSTMQACKTTQPAANGQSDIGQAQIDETILIEDTTTQENVDQTPEWVAKKGPYHAAYDQAFKILHTQLKVSFNWEKQHMNGDAVITLQPYFYPQSDIILDAKHFDIHKIELVDKQNKSITALEYTYDSLQLNIALDKEYSSDETCHLHIVYTAKPNERQSHGSEAITDDKGLYFINPLGDEIGKPQQIWTQGETQANSCWFPTFDHPNVKMKQDIFMTVQDKYVTLSNGKLVSQQKNSDGTRTDHWKQELPHSVYLAMMAVGDFAVVKDEWRGKEVSYYVEPAYEKYARTIFGSTPEMMEYFSNRFDYPFPWAKYSQIIIRDFVSGAMENTTASTFMESVQVDDREKLDQDWDFIVAHELFHHWFGDLVTTESWANLPLNESWANYSEYLWREYKNGKDEADFALQSELESYLYESETKQEPLIRYHYINREDMFDSHSYAKGGYILNLFRNTIGDDAFFKGASIYLKSNEFKAAEIANLRLAFEEVTGQDLNWFFNQWFMSAGHPDFYIKDSYVDGKVKLLVQQQQDPEYTPIYRIPTKVKFWWNDGKSEERKMTITKASETFQFMFDQQPDLVIFDPDHIIPGVFDHSKSPQAYTLQAKYAENVMHRVEAIEKLGESIVADTSVIPTLLTFMDDKFWGIRETTVAVFDQYQGTGDISEVVKKMRTMVLKDDNASVRATALSVLSSIDEQFIETAKIAMNDSSYAVVATALYASSSIEGPSILPKAEQFEDAKNPNIVFVLSLIYTDLAVEGKLDWFDKKLTEMNDQFRQYMFRSMTGYILTLKTDEDKEKAADIILKYATNKGSSTNTKIAAYQAVSPLLDNEAIKNRVTEAINAEKNDDVKQMLSEQGY, encoded by the coding sequence ATGATCTTTAATTACAAACATGCCGTAATAAGTGCTATACTATTAGGGTCTACAATGCAAGCCTGTAAAACTACACAGCCTGCTGCAAATGGTCAAAGTGATATCGGCCAAGCCCAAATAGATGAAACTATACTTATTGAAGATACTACTACACAAGAAAATGTTGACCAAACCCCGGAATGGGTAGCAAAGAAAGGACCTTATCATGCTGCATATGATCAAGCATTTAAGATCCTTCATACACAATTAAAAGTGAGCTTTAACTGGGAGAAACAGCATATGAATGGAGATGCTGTTATTACATTACAACCGTATTTTTATCCACAAAGTGATATTATCCTTGATGCCAAACACTTCGATATACATAAAATCGAGCTTGTAGATAAACAGAATAAGTCAATTACGGCTCTTGAGTACACCTACGATAGTTTACAACTAAATATAGCTTTAGATAAAGAATATAGTAGTGATGAAACTTGTCACCTACATATTGTTTACACTGCAAAACCTAACGAAAGACAGTCTCATGGTAGTGAAGCTATCACTGATGATAAAGGTTTATATTTTATCAATCCATTAGGTGATGAAATAGGAAAACCACAACAGATTTGGACACAAGGTGAAACCCAAGCCAACTCATGCTGGTTCCCTACATTCGATCACCCTAATGTAAAGATGAAGCAAGATATCTTTATGACTGTACAGGATAAATATGTCACTTTATCGAATGGTAAATTAGTATCACAACAAAAAAACAGTGATGGTACTAGAACAGATCATTGGAAACAAGAACTACCACACTCTGTATACTTAGCAATGATGGCTGTTGGTGACTTTGCTGTTGTGAAAGATGAATGGAGAGGAAAAGAGGTTAGTTATTATGTAGAACCAGCTTATGAAAAGTACGCCAGAACAATCTTTGGTAGTACTCCTGAAATGATGGAATACTTCTCCAACCGTTTTGACTATCCTTTCCCTTGGGCTAAATATTCACAAATTATCATCCGTGATTTTGTGTCTGGTGCTATGGAAAATACAACAGCCTCAACATTTATGGAGTCTGTACAAGTCGATGATAGAGAAAAGCTAGATCAGGATTGGGATTTTATCGTTGCTCACGAGTTATTCCACCATTGGTTTGGAGACTTAGTAACCACTGAATCTTGGGCAAATCTTCCGTTAAATGAATCTTGGGCGAACTATAGTGAATATCTATGGAGAGAATACAAGAATGGAAAAGATGAAGCAGATTTTGCGTTACAGTCTGAACTAGAAAGTTATCTATATGAATCTGAAACTAAGCAAGAACCTCTGATCAGGTATCATTACATCAATAGAGAAGATATGTTCGATAGTCATTCTTATGCTAAGGGTGGGTATATCTTAAATTTATTTAGAAATACAATCGGGGATGATGCCTTCTTTAAAGGGGCTTCTATTTATTTAAAATCCAATGAATTTAAAGCTGCAGAAATTGCCAACCTTAGACTTGCCTTTGAAGAAGTTACAGGACAAGATTTAAACTGGTTCTTTAATCAGTGGTTTATGAGTGCAGGCCATCCTGATTTTTACATCAAAGATTCTTATGTTGATGGAAAAGTAAAACTATTAGTTCAACAACAACAAGATCCAGAATATACTCCAATCTACAGAATACCGACTAAAGTGAAATTCTGGTGGAATGATGGTAAATCGGAAGAAAGAAAAATGACGATCACAAAAGCATCAGAAACATTCCAATTTATGTTTGATCAACAACCTGATCTAGTCATCTTTGATCCCGATCATATCATTCCTGGAGTTTTTGACCACTCTAAATCACCACAAGCTTATACACTTCAAGCTAAATATGCTGAAAATGTAATGCATAGAGTAGAAGCAATTGAAAAGTTAGGAGAGTCTATTGTTGCTGATACTTCTGTTATTCCAACTTTATTGACTTTTATGGATGATAAGTTCTGGGGTATTAGAGAAACAACAGTAGCCGTATTTGATCAGTACCAAGGTACAGGAGATATTTCTGAGGTAGTAAAGAAAATGCGTACGATGGTACTAAAGGATGATAACGCATCTGTGAGAGCAACTGCACTTAGTGTATTGAGCAGTATTGATGAACAATTTATCGAAACAGCAAAAATCGCAATGAATGATAGCTCTTATGCTGTTGTAGCTACAGCATTGTATGCTTCATCTTCAATAGAAGGACCTAGTATTCTACCAAAAGCAGAACAATTTGAAGATGCTAAAAACCCTAATATCGTTTTTGTACTTTCGTTAATCTATACAGACCTTGCTGTAGAAGGCAAACTAGATTGGTTCGATAAGAAACTGACAGAAATGAATGATCAGTTTAGACAATATATGTTCAGATCTATGACAGGATATATATTGACATTAAAAACTGACGAGGATAAAGAAAAAGCAGCCGATATTATTTTAAAATATGCAACGAATAAAGGTTCTAGTACTAACACCAAAATTGCAGCTTACCAAGCTGTAAGTCCTTTATTAGATAATGAAGCTATTAAGAATAGAGTAACAGAAGCTATTAATGCGGAGAAAAATGACGATGTAAAACAGATGTTGTCCGAACAAGGGTATTAA
- a CDS encoding tetratricopeptide repeat protein, which produces MLLPFFSSAQVAENDSIKIKEHDVSEIQYTLDSLLSYNYHIEAQQVADSVIQIAKDTYSNTDERIVLLHKRIAEKFADRGFSNIASQYIQQGLSILRSQPSPNYAFIGDMYIYLAQIFRHHQLSNIAINYYEQAAESYEQSEGTNHYYNLINVYMTLGTFHFEVKNFGTSSSYYTKASNIIAKMDTEYRADMVEILNRIAVAQTATGSFKKAQQNLLRSEMIAKKVFGKNALELENVYEQLIDLYIQKSEFDSADIYAVKAVKILKGNIGTTERRQKYERFLADTFFGNREYSLACKWYDVLYDDAYITNQNSLEEIATITDWYITIGEKMERVKQDSLANNVYEKALSVNQKYFGEENLKAASIMHKISRTQTKLNYFEQAEIYTNKAYAIEWDLGTEKDSTQFIVQQIDLAGLLLMKGDTTDAEDLYHKVLELEDDRESRWKAIAFNNLTMIHLSALEYDSANYFAEQLLVYYSTNYGRDYIKTLGCYLLLGNIAFAQGLEQEAVEKYYSKPIRLAPQLFSKKNEVALLANLNLSRYYAELNKEDLSRRYDSYAREIQVYLSSKENYP; this is translated from the coding sequence ATGCTTTTACCTTTTTTTTCATCTGCACAAGTAGCTGAGAACGATTCTATTAAGATAAAAGAACATGATGTATCAGAGATACAATACACTTTAGATTCTTTATTATCCTATAATTACCATATTGAAGCACAACAAGTTGCGGATAGCGTAATTCAAATAGCCAAAGATACTTATAGTAATACAGACGAAAGAATTGTATTACTTCATAAACGAATAGCAGAGAAGTTTGCTGACAGAGGATTTTCTAACATTGCATCCCAATATATTCAGCAAGGTCTTTCCATTTTAAGGTCTCAGCCCTCCCCTAATTATGCGTTTATTGGTGATATGTATATTTATCTTGCTCAGATATTTAGACATCACCAATTGTCTAACATTGCAATAAACTATTACGAGCAAGCTGCAGAATCTTATGAGCAATCAGAGGGGACGAATCATTATTATAATTTGATTAATGTCTACATGACGTTAGGTACATTCCATTTTGAGGTTAAAAACTTCGGTACTTCTAGTAGTTACTATACAAAAGCATCGAATATTATAGCAAAAATGGATACAGAGTACCGAGCAGATATGGTAGAAATATTAAATCGCATCGCAGTAGCCCAAACAGCCACAGGTTCATTCAAAAAAGCACAACAAAATTTATTGAGGTCTGAGATGATTGCTAAAAAAGTATTTGGTAAAAATGCTTTGGAACTTGAAAATGTATATGAGCAATTAATAGATCTGTATATCCAAAAATCCGAATTTGATAGTGCTGATATTTATGCTGTAAAAGCTGTCAAAATATTAAAAGGTAATATTGGGACGACAGAACGTAGACAAAAATATGAACGCTTTCTGGCAGATACCTTTTTTGGAAATAGGGAATATTCTCTAGCCTGTAAATGGTATGATGTATTGTATGATGATGCCTATATTACCAATCAAAACTCCTTAGAAGAAATAGCGACAATTACAGATTGGTACATTACTATTGGTGAGAAGATGGAGAGAGTTAAGCAAGATTCTTTAGCCAATAATGTATATGAAAAAGCACTTTCTGTGAACCAAAAATACTTTGGGGAAGAAAACTTGAAAGCTGCGAGTATAATGCATAAAATTTCTAGAACGCAGACCAAGTTAAACTACTTTGAACAAGCAGAAATATATACCAATAAAGCATATGCTATTGAGTGGGATTTAGGTACAGAAAAAGATAGTACTCAGTTTATTGTTCAGCAAATAGATCTGGCAGGATTGCTCTTAATGAAAGGCGATACAACAGACGCTGAAGACTTATATCACAAAGTATTAGAGTTAGAAGATGATAGAGAAAGTAGGTGGAAAGCGATAGCATTTAATAATCTGACAATGATCCATCTAAGTGCTCTAGAATATGATTCTGCAAATTACTTTGCAGAGCAACTTTTGGTGTATTACTCTACGAATTATGGCAGGGATTATATCAAGACTTTAGGGTGTTATCTTTTGCTAGGAAACATTGCTTTTGCTCAAGGTCTGGAACAGGAAGCTGTAGAAAAATATTACAGTAAACCGATACGTTTAGCACCTCAATTATTTTCTAAAAAAAATGAGGTAGCTTTATTGGCAAACCTCAACCTATCTCGTTACTACGCAGAGTTAAATAAAGAAGACCTGTCCCGTCGCTACGATAGTTACGCACGCGAGATACAGGTCTATTTATCTTCAAAGGAAAATTATCCTTAG
- a CDS encoding peptidylprolyl isomerase: protein MAIITKIREKSGVAVGLIAIGLILFMVGGDLLSPNSTLLGRNKQIVGVIGGDEIELREFTEIVDAIKANYPTPPNEQQLQGVRQMAWNELIYRVAYGQQMEDLGVTISQEELDDIISGNNIDPQFGQYFRDSTGQVSKENIQQYLSMLKQQGANSQQYQQFLNFEQQLKTSRSRVKYENLMSRTYYASDLEGKKEYEKQNDKVEIAYLNVPFYAVADSLVNVTDADAKAYYSSHEEEFKRDANRGIEFVSFKVEPSEVDKKNLEAEMKNLKRTFATTSNDTAFVDSHSEGATNLMTVNMTGVPTYMLSEDLQVGEIYGPYFAAGASRIYKITGTSEDTIYSARASHILFKNDQDDAAAKKEAYATLRKIQGGENFEELAKKTGDAAPTTKANGGDLNWFTEGRMVKEFDKAVFSARRTGLISRVIKTQFGYHIIKVTETKTKKMYDLAIVEKKLTPSDATINEAYRKASVFAAKTKGGRSDFEKIAEEEKIFIEQALTIAPTATYINSLRGNSVRQVIRWAYNEGSVNEVSEVFDLDDRFVVATILSAREEGVANFDAVKSEAKVQATKQAKAEYIKNKLAGAKGDLAAMAKSYGNGAKTDIVSDLSLNDVSIQGIGIAPKAIGTAFGLKEGEQSAPIVDENSVIIVKVRKANKALETADYTIYQRQVEGRYSRSANYKILEAVKDLSDVQDDRYKFF, encoded by the coding sequence ATGGCAATCATTACGAAGATCCGAGAAAAATCTGGCGTTGCTGTCGGATTGATCGCAATAGGTCTGATTCTATTTATGGTCGGTGGCGATTTATTGTCACCTAACTCTACATTACTTGGAAGAAACAAGCAAATTGTAGGAGTTATTGGAGGGGATGAAATCGAATTAAGAGAATTTACAGAGATTGTAGATGCTATTAAGGCAAACTATCCTACGCCTCCTAACGAGCAACAATTACAAGGTGTTCGTCAAATGGCATGGAATGAGTTAATCTACCGTGTTGCTTACGGTCAACAAATGGAAGATTTGGGTGTTACTATTTCTCAAGAGGAATTAGACGATATTATTTCTGGTAACAACATCGACCCACAATTTGGTCAATATTTCAGAGACTCGACAGGACAAGTTTCAAAAGAAAATATTCAACAATACTTAAGTATGTTGAAGCAACAAGGTGCTAATTCACAACAGTACCAACAATTCTTGAACTTCGAGCAACAGCTAAAAACTTCTCGTAGCAGAGTAAAATACGAGAACCTAATGTCAAGAACTTATTACGCTTCTGATTTAGAAGGTAAGAAAGAATATGAAAAGCAAAACGATAAAGTAGAAATTGCTTACTTAAACGTTCCTTTTTACGCAGTTGCTGATTCTTTAGTAAACGTAACTGATGCGGATGCTAAAGCATACTACAGTTCTCATGAAGAGGAGTTCAAGCGTGATGCTAACAGAGGTATCGAATTTGTTAGTTTTAAAGTTGAGCCATCAGAAGTGGATAAGAAAAACTTAGAAGCTGAGATGAAAAACCTAAAGCGTACGTTTGCTACAACTTCTAACGATACTGCATTTGTAGATTCTCACTCTGAAGGAGCTACAAACTTGATGACTGTAAACATGACAGGTGTTCCAACTTACATGTTGAGCGAAGATCTTCAAGTAGGTGAAATCTATGGACCTTACTTTGCGGCTGGAGCTTCTAGAATCTACAAAATTACAGGTACATCAGAAGATACTATTTATTCAGCAAGAGCATCTCATATCTTATTCAAAAACGATCAAGACGATGCTGCTGCTAAGAAAGAAGCTTATGCTACTTTAAGAAAGATCCAAGGTGGTGAAAACTTCGAAGAGTTAGCAAAGAAAACAGGTGATGCTGCTCCTACTACTAAAGCTAACGGAGGTGACTTAAACTGGTTCACTGAAGGTAGAATGGTAAAAGAGTTTGATAAAGCAGTATTCTCTGCAAGAAGAACAGGTTTAATCTCAAGAGTTATTAAAACTCAATTTGGTTACCATATCATTAAAGTAACTGAAACTAAAACGAAAAAGATGTATGACTTGGCAATTGTAGAGAAGAAGTTAACTCCTTCAGATGCTACAATTAACGAAGCATACAGAAAAGCTTCGGTGTTTGCTGCTAAAACAAAAGGTGGAAGAAGTGATTTCGAAAAAATTGCTGAAGAAGAGAAAATCTTTATTGAGCAAGCTTTAACAATTGCTCCAACTGCTACTTACATCAACAGCTTAAGAGGTAACTCAGTAAGACAAGTAATCCGTTGGGCATACAATGAAGGTAGCGTAAATGAAGTGTCTGAAGTATTTGACTTAGACGATCGTTTCGTAGTTGCTACTATTCTTTCTGCTCGTGAGGAAGGTGTTGCTAACTTTGATGCTGTAAAAAGCGAAGCTAAAGTTCAAGCGACTAAGCAAGCAAAAGCTGAGTATATCAAAAACAAGTTAGCTGGTGCTAAAGGTGATTTAGCTGCTATGGCTAAATCTTATGGTAACGGTGCTAAAACAGATATCGTTAGCGATTTATCGTTGAATGATGTTTCTATCCAAGGAATCGGAATTGCACCTAAGGCAATCGGTACTGCTTTTGGATTGAAAGAAGGTGAGCAATCTGCTCCAATCGTTGATGAGAACAGCGTAATCATCGTAAAAGTTAGAAAAGCAAACAAAGCTTTAGAAACTGCTGATTACACTATCTACCAACGTCAAGTTGAAGGTAGATACTCTAGATCTGCAAACTATAAAATCTTAGAAGCAGTTAAGGATTTATCAGACGTTCAAGATGATCGTTATAAGTTCTTCTAA
- a CDS encoding ribose-phosphate pyrophosphokinase has product MSSVKIFSASGTEYLASKIAHSYGKSLGDVVLQRFSDGEISTHFNESVRGCDVFIIQSTCPPADNLLELLLLIDAAKRASASTVTVLLPYFGYARQDRKDKPRVGIGAKLIANLLTASGATRVVTCELHADQIQGFFDIPVVHLQSSPIFVPYIESLGLDNLTFASPDVGGAKRARSYAKHFKSDIVMCDKHRERANEVASMQVIGDVKDKNVILIDDLVDTAGTLCNAAEIIMEKGAKSVRAICTHGVLSGPAYDRVAASKLEELVVTDTLPVENREKVHVLSVAELFAKAIRKIQDHESISSLFI; this is encoded by the coding sequence ATGTCTTCAGTTAAAATCTTTTCAGCTTCGGGAACGGAGTATCTCGCGAGCAAAATCGCACACTCTTATGGTAAATCCTTAGGAGATGTTGTTCTACAACGCTTTAGTGATGGCGAAATCTCAACTCACTTTAATGAATCAGTAAGAGGTTGCGATGTATTTATCATCCAATCTACTTGTCCTCCAGCTGACAACCTACTAGAACTACTTTTACTAATTGATGCTGCAAAAAGAGCATCAGCTTCTACTGTTACTGTATTGCTTCCATACTTTGGATATGCTCGTCAGGACAGAAAAGACAAGCCAAGAGTAGGTATCGGTGCTAAATTGATAGCAAATCTTTTAACAGCATCTGGTGCGACGAGAGTAGTTACTTGCGAATTGCATGCTGACCAAATCCAAGGTTTCTTCGATATTCCTGTAGTTCACCTACAATCATCACCTATTTTTGTTCCTTACATTGAAAGCTTAGGTCTTGATAATCTTACTTTTGCTTCTCCAGACGTAGGAGGTGCTAAAAGAGCAAGATCATATGCTAAGCACTTCAAGTCTGATATCGTTATGTGTGATAAGCACAGAGAGAGAGCAAACGAAGTAGCTTCAATGCAAGTGATTGGTGATGTTAAAGATAAGAACGTTATTCTAATCGATGATTTAGTAGATACAGCAGGTACTTTATGTAATGCTGCAGAAATCATTATGGAGAAAGGAGCTAAATCTGTAAGAGCAATCTGTACACATGGTGTATTATCAGGTCCTGCTTACGATAGAGTAGCTGCTTCTAAATTAGAAGAATTAGTAGTTACAGATACTTTACCTGTAGAAAACAGAGAAAAAGTACACGTACTTTCTGTTGCTGAACTATTTGCAAAAGCAATCAGAAAGATTCAAGATCATGAATCAATCAGTTCTTTGTTTATCTAA